In a genomic window of Pedobacter sp. KBS0701:
- a CDS encoding glycoside hydrolase family 127 protein, whose product MKSLKNSVFITLCLISLCVQAQDKALVNTSNSPYAKLHSINMTDVTWTRGFWAGRFKVATETMVPNMWAIYNDPKISHAFENFKIAAGLDTGSHSGPSFHDGDYYKTLEAVAVLYASTKNPKLNEMMDNAIAVIGKSQREDGYIYTKAMIEQRKTGSKNQFQDRLSFESYNIGHLMTAGCIHYRATGKTTLLNIAKKASDYLYNFYKSASPTLARNAICPSHYMGVVEMYRTTKDLRYLELAQHLIAIKGKIEDGTDDNQDRIPFLQQTKAMGHAVRANYLYAGVADLYAETGKDSLLNTLNLMWDDVNQHKMYITGGCGSLYDGTSPDGTSYNPADVQKIHQAFGRDFQLPNFTAHNETCANIGNVLWNWRMLQITGDAKYADVIELALHNSILSGISLDGKNFLYTNPLAQSDDLPFKQRWSKDRAPYIALSNCCPPNVVRTIAEVSDYAYSTSDKGLWFNLYGGNNLSTTLMNGQKISLSQETNYPWDGKIKINIKETGNKAYSLFFRIPSWTHDAQITINGKAENVKAISGTYAEINRIWKKGDVIELNLPMEATLIEANPLVEENRNQVAIKRGPIVYCLESTDLPGKSIFNAFIPASTKFEAKPINIDGAVMMSLVGNAKIVAPNNWKNVLYRPIEDKNTTTSIKLVPYFAWGNRGHSEMSVWLPVSR is encoded by the coding sequence ATGAAATCATTAAAAAATAGTGTATTTATAACATTGTGTTTGATCTCGCTCTGCGTGCAGGCACAAGATAAGGCTTTGGTCAATACATCAAATTCTCCTTACGCAAAACTGCACAGCATCAATATGACAGATGTAACCTGGACAAGAGGGTTTTGGGCCGGTCGTTTTAAGGTAGCCACCGAAACCATGGTACCGAATATGTGGGCCATTTATAACGATCCGAAAATCAGTCATGCTTTTGAAAATTTCAAAATTGCCGCAGGTTTAGATACAGGTTCACACTCAGGACCTTCTTTTCATGATGGCGATTATTACAAAACTTTGGAGGCTGTAGCCGTTTTATATGCTTCTACGAAAAATCCAAAACTGAACGAAATGATGGATAATGCTATTGCCGTAATCGGTAAATCGCAACGCGAAGATGGCTACATTTATACCAAAGCGATGATCGAGCAGCGCAAAACAGGCTCTAAAAACCAGTTTCAGGATCGTTTGAGCTTTGAATCGTATAATATTGGCCATTTAATGACGGCAGGCTGCATCCATTACCGGGCAACTGGAAAAACGACACTGCTTAACATTGCTAAAAAAGCATCTGATTATCTCTACAATTTCTATAAATCAGCATCTCCAACTTTGGCAAGAAATGCAATATGTCCATCTCACTATATGGGTGTGGTAGAAATGTACCGTACCACTAAAGATCTGCGTTATTTAGAACTGGCGCAGCATTTAATTGCGATTAAAGGAAAAATTGAGGATGGTACAGATGACAACCAGGATCGGATTCCTTTTTTACAGCAAACCAAAGCCATGGGCCATGCCGTACGTGCAAACTATCTTTATGCCGGCGTTGCTGATTTATATGCCGAAACGGGTAAAGATTCACTTTTAAATACTTTAAATTTAATGTGGGATGATGTCAATCAGCACAAAATGTACATCACGGGTGGTTGTGGTTCACTTTATGATGGCACTTCGCCAGATGGAACGTCTTACAATCCGGCCGATGTACAGAAAATCCATCAGGCATTTGGTCGTGATTTTCAATTGCCAAATTTTACCGCACATAACGAAACCTGTGCCAACATAGGCAATGTACTTTGGAACTGGCGCATGTTGCAGATTACGGGCGATGCTAAATATGCCGATGTAATTGAACTGGCTTTGCACAACAGCATTCTGTCTGGAATCAGCCTGGATGGAAAGAACTTTTTGTACACCAATCCACTGGCACAATCAGATGATTTACCTTTTAAACAACGCTGGTCGAAAGATAGGGCGCCTTATATTGCATTATCCAATTGTTGCCCGCCTAACGTAGTTAGAACGATCGCAGAAGTGAGTGATTATGCGTACAGTACTTCAGATAAAGGACTGTGGTTTAATTTATATGGTGGTAATAACTTAAGTACTACATTAATGAATGGTCAAAAAATTTCATTATCCCAGGAAACCAATTATCCCTGGGATGGGAAGATCAAAATCAACATTAAGGAAACAGGAAACAAAGCTTATTCATTATTTTTTAGAATCCCGTCGTGGACGCATGATGCACAGATCACCATCAATGGAAAAGCCGAAAATGTTAAAGCCATTTCCGGAACTTATGCAGAAATCAACCGCATTTGGAAAAAGGGCGATGTGATAGAACTAAATCTCCCGATGGAAGCTACTTTGATTGAAGCCAATCCTTTGGTGGAAGAAAACAGAAATCAGGTAGCGATAAAACGCGGACCGATTGTTTACTGTTTAGAATCGACAGATTTACCTGGTAAAAGTATTTTTAATGCTTTTATTCCAGCTTCGACTAAATTTGAGGCGAAACCAATTAATATAGATGGCGCTGTTATGATGAGTTTAGTAGGAAATGCAAAAATAGTAGCGCCAAACAACTGGAAAAATGTGTTGTACAGGCCCATTGAAGATAAAAATACAACAACATCAATTAAACTGGTACCATACTTTGCCTGGGGAAACCGCGGCCATTCAGAAATGTCGGTATGGTTGCCAGTGAGTAGGTGA
- a CDS encoding MaoC/PaaZ C-terminal domain-containing protein encodes MYFKSTFFEDYQLQDKRVTLGRTITETDFVVHAGHTGDFFPHHMDAEWCATQPFKQRIAHGTMIFSIGIGLTASEINPEAMSKGYDKLRFVKPVFIGDTIHSEITISEKGESKRPEYGTVTEHVEIINQHGEVVLVCDHLLVVKKK; translated from the coding sequence ATGTATTTCAAATCAACATTTTTTGAAGATTACCAATTACAGGATAAACGTGTAACCTTAGGTCGGACCATAACCGAAACCGATTTTGTGGTTCATGCGGGGCATACCGGCGATTTTTTTCCGCACCACATGGATGCGGAATGGTGTGCAACACAACCTTTTAAACAACGTATTGCCCACGGAACCATGATTTTTAGTATCGGTATCGGTTTAACCGCATCAGAAATTAATCCGGAAGCCATGAGCAAAGGTTACGATAAATTACGTTTTGTAAAACCGGTTTTCATTGGCGATACCATCCACTCCGAAATTACCATTTCAGAAAAGGGGGAGAGCAAAAGACCTGAATATGGCACCGTAACCGAACACGTAGAAATCATCAATCAACATGGAGAAGTGGTATTGGTCTGCGACCACCTGCTTGTTGTAAAGAAAAAATAA
- the fucP gene encoding L-fucose:H+ symporter permease, which produces MNHNTQPETITQGDQSSGRKYLIPFIFVISLFFLWGMAHNLDSSLIPHLRKAFNLSNLESMFIDTSIFLAYFIMAIPAGIILKKWGYKITMIVGLLVFAFGAFLFVPAANNLSYFTFLIALFIIGCGLATLETSANPYAAVLGDPAKAATRLNLAASFNGLAAAVAGFIGTRYILSGKTYTKDELTNMTEAVRLAEASSVKVPYIILGTVLVAIAIAFCFIKFPEIKTKSVDGEAKGSFLGALKHKHLRWAVIAQFFYVGAQVCVTSSFIRAAQQGAGFDERTAGIYLFIYGILFTVGRFVGTALLAYVKSPKLLSIYACVAIVLCLIAITVKGPIVVYALGGLGFFMSIMFPTIFALGIEGIGDDTKPGSSWLIMSIIGGSVVPLTMGAVIDASNDNVQIGYSIPLVCFLIILYFGLRGYKIAHK; this is translated from the coding sequence ATGAACCACAACACACAACCAGAAACTATAACACAGGGTGATCAATCATCGGGCAGAAAATACCTCATACCATTTATCTTCGTCATCAGTCTGTTTTTCCTTTGGGGAATGGCGCATAACCTCGATTCAAGTTTAATTCCACATTTACGGAAAGCTTTTAACTTAAGTAATCTCGAATCGATGTTTATTGATACATCGATTTTCTTAGCGTATTTTATAATGGCAATCCCGGCTGGAATTATCCTTAAGAAATGGGGATATAAAATCACAATGATTGTGGGGCTATTAGTATTTGCATTTGGAGCATTTTTATTTGTTCCAGCTGCAAATAACCTTTCGTATTTCACCTTTTTAATTGCATTATTTATCATTGGATGCGGTTTGGCTACTTTAGAAACCTCAGCTAATCCTTATGCAGCTGTTCTTGGTGATCCGGCAAAAGCAGCAACCCGCTTAAATTTAGCGGCTTCTTTTAATGGCTTAGCAGCAGCCGTGGCTGGTTTTATTGGTACCCGTTATATTCTATCAGGGAAAACCTATACTAAAGATGAGTTAACCAATATGACAGAGGCAGTGCGCCTGGCAGAAGCATCATCTGTTAAAGTGCCCTATATTATTTTAGGAACAGTTTTAGTTGCAATTGCTATAGCCTTTTGCTTTATTAAATTCCCCGAAATCAAAACAAAAAGTGTAGATGGTGAAGCAAAAGGTAGCTTTTTAGGAGCACTAAAACATAAGCATTTGAGATGGGCCGTTATTGCACAATTTTTTTATGTAGGTGCCCAGGTATGTGTTACAAGTTCATTTATCCGTGCAGCGCAACAAGGTGCTGGTTTTGATGAAAGAACCGCAGGCATTTATTTATTTATCTATGGTATACTATTTACAGTTGGTCGCTTTGTAGGCACAGCCCTATTGGCTTATGTAAAATCACCTAAGTTGTTGTCTATTTACGCCTGTGTTGCCATCGTCCTATGTTTAATTGCGATAACAGTTAAAGGCCCAATTGTAGTGTATGCACTAGGTGGTTTAGGTTTTTTCATGTCGATCATGTTTCCAACAATATTTGCATTGGGCATTGAAGGTATTGGTGACGATACCAAACCAGGTTCCTCATGGTTGATTATGTCTATAATTGGGGGTTCGGTGGTTCCATTAACAATGGGTGCAGTAATAGATGCAAGCAATGACAATGTACAAATTGGCTACAGCATTCCATTAGTATGTTTTCTGATTATCCTTTATTTCGGCTTACGGGGTTATAAAATCGCACATAAATAA
- a CDS encoding extracellular solute-binding protein, which produces MHNQIETFRIAVRKFAPFETAMQKFWDQYCTLSGCTLKLEMVVMDLHELYESTITQKGLAKGDFDIAHISTDWVLEGYSGNDFEVLNPYINKNKPDDFPRGWSKSLLGLQRFGWEVVGLPFHDGPECFIYRKELFESEAEQAKYFAQFGKTLTVPKTWEDFHQIARYFNRPEQNLYGSIFACYPDGHNTVFDFALQLWTRGGTLVDKNGFIQINTQAAIDGLNFYRKMVNDKTAVHPKSAEFESVAAGIAFSQGEAAMMINWFGFAAMCEVDANSKVKGKVDVERLPSAPGKNSASLNVYWLYTIAKGSKNKVVAYDFLRFALAAEQDKQITLDGGIGCRISTWKDEKINQIIPYYHKLEQLHEVANMLPQKQKWAAIASIIDQMVLQAINTDAATEELIQLAQHQINEIDK; this is translated from the coding sequence ATGCATAACCAAATAGAAACTTTCAGGATAGCCGTTCGTAAATTTGCCCCATTTGAAACTGCCATGCAGAAATTCTGGGATCAATATTGTACCCTTTCGGGCTGTACACTAAAGTTGGAAATGGTGGTAATGGATTTGCACGAACTTTACGAGAGTACCATCACTCAAAAAGGTTTGGCAAAGGGCGATTTTGATATTGCGCATATCAGTACCGATTGGGTTTTGGAAGGTTATTCCGGCAATGATTTCGAAGTTTTAAATCCTTACATCAATAAAAACAAACCCGACGATTTTCCAAGAGGATGGAGCAAATCGCTTTTAGGGCTGCAGCGTTTCGGTTGGGAAGTGGTAGGCTTGCCATTCCATGATGGTCCGGAATGTTTTATTTACAGGAAAGAGTTATTCGAAAGCGAGGCCGAACAGGCTAAATATTTTGCTCAATTTGGCAAAACCTTAACAGTGCCCAAAACCTGGGAAGATTTTCATCAGATTGCCCGTTATTTCAACCGCCCGGAACAAAATTTGTATGGCAGTATTTTCGCCTGTTACCCTGATGGCCACAACACTGTTTTCGATTTTGCACTGCAATTATGGACGAGGGGTGGGACATTGGTTGATAAAAATGGTTTTATCCAGATCAATACCCAGGCAGCCATTGATGGATTAAATTTCTATCGTAAAATGGTTAATGACAAAACTGCTGTTCACCCAAAATCGGCCGAATTCGAATCTGTAGCCGCAGGAATCGCCTTTTCACAAGGCGAAGCTGCCATGATGATCAATTGGTTTGGTTTTGCGGCTATGTGCGAAGTGGATGCCAATTCCAAGGTAAAAGGAAAAGTTGATGTGGAACGATTGCCATCTGCTCCAGGTAAAAACTCGGCATCGCTAAATGTATATTGGCTTTATACCATCGCCAAGGGCAGTAAAAATAAAGTTGTAGCGTACGATTTTTTACGTTTTGCCCTGGCTGCTGAACAGGATAAACAAATTACTTTAGATGGGGGGATCGGTTGCCGGATATCGACCTGGAAAGATGAAAAAATCAACCAGATTATTCCTTATTACCATAAACTGGAACAATTACATGAGGTGGCCAATATGTTGCCACAGAAACAAAAATGGGCTGCTATTGCCTCCATTATCGACCAGATGGTTTTACAGGCTATTAATACCGATGCCGCGACTGAAGAACTCATCCAGCTTGCACAGCACCAGATTAATGAAATTGACAAATGA
- a CDS encoding glycosyl hydrolase, producing MIISKNIRVLCLVLISLHFSANLFAQQNENAKPWVFWYWVKGGVSKAGITDDLEAMKSNGIAGAYLMSIQGPDKTPVYSPPVVQLTPEWWKMVEFAMSEAKRLNMKLGMHVSDGFALAGGPWITPELSMQKVVWSKINLSNTTNKISLHQPESKENYYKDIAVYAYPSPIGENMSTRTVIPKITASNGADATGLVQPGNKKNFGSNEPCYIQYEFEKPFTCRTVTIKVSGNNYQAQRLAIEVSDDGKVFRSVGRLEAPRHGWQDTDEDVTHSIVTTTAKFFRFIYDKKGSEPGSEDLDAAKWKPSLKLVNLELSAEAQVNQFEGKNGSVWRISKRSTEAEIAKNLCVPLNKIINLTNKLSPDGTLNWKAPKGSWTILRIGHTSTGHTNATGGGGKGLECDKFNPEAVKLQFNNWYGEALKHGGPEIAKKVLSVFHVDSWECGSQNWSPVFKAEFLKRRGYDLTPYLPIMTGLPVENVSVSENFLYDVRKTISELVVDQFYKTLAKLAKDKGVTFTAESIAPTMMSDGLMHYKTVDVPMGEFWLNSPTHDKPNDMLDAISGAHIYGKNIIQAEAFTTVRMNWNESPANMKTLQDRNYALGINKLVYHVFTHNPWTDRKPGMTLDGVGLYFQRDQTWWKAGKAWIDYAERTQNLLQQGKPVVDIAVFTGEELPRRSVLPDRLVEILPGIFGADVVEAEKKRLANVGEPLRQIPAGVTHSANMADAENWVNPLRGYAYDSFNPDVLKTASVKDGNVMFESGATYKILVFPGNMKMNPNHQYMSYEVVKKLSVLVKAGAKVIVGDKPIYQSGIKQVNKIEFDKIVDEIWGGNFESFKNGGKPIYTRKLGLGQIFKAPFEGNDFTSLGLEKDLDINEFQPLLSSHILPTRRVAFAHRKTIDNDIYFITNQENKEREFNFSFRMIGRIPRIYDVATNNNIDLKSWSLKDGRTYFNLKLPANGSIFVIFKEKTDLTQLNNGSNSSRFKSIQDISKSWQAKFDTSYGGPSKPIILNDLTDWTTNADSAVKYYSGIAVYNKTFSFAGNEKGKTWIDLGEFSSIAEVKINGINCGTLWTAPHRLDISKAIKKGENKIEIEVTNTWANRLIGDSKLPEDKRITKTTAPFRLEGKPLNPAGLLGPVLIQMEEK from the coding sequence ATGATCATTTCTAAAAATATCAGGGTTTTATGCTTAGTACTGATCAGTCTTCACTTTTCAGCAAACCTTTTCGCGCAACAAAATGAAAATGCAAAACCCTGGGTATTTTGGTATTGGGTTAAAGGTGGGGTTTCAAAAGCCGGCATTACTGACGATCTGGAAGCCATGAAATCAAATGGCATTGCGGGTGCTTATTTAATGAGCATTCAAGGCCCTGATAAAACACCAGTTTATTCACCGCCTGTAGTTCAACTTACGCCAGAATGGTGGAAAATGGTTGAATTTGCCATGAGTGAGGCCAAACGTTTAAACATGAAACTGGGCATGCATGTAAGTGATGGTTTTGCTCTGGCCGGTGGACCATGGATAACGCCGGAACTGTCGATGCAAAAAGTGGTTTGGTCAAAAATAAACCTCAGTAATACAACTAATAAGATCTCTTTACATCAACCTGAATCAAAAGAAAATTATTATAAAGATATTGCCGTTTATGCTTACCCTTCTCCAATTGGCGAAAACATGTCAACACGAACTGTTATTCCTAAAATTACAGCAAGTAATGGGGCCGATGCCACAGGTTTAGTGCAACCTGGTAATAAGAAAAACTTTGGCTCAAATGAGCCTTGTTACATTCAATACGAATTCGAAAAACCTTTCACCTGCAGAACAGTCACCATTAAAGTGAGTGGAAATAACTATCAGGCACAACGTTTAGCCATTGAGGTGAGCGATGATGGTAAAGTTTTCCGCTCCGTTGGCAGGTTAGAAGCCCCGCGACATGGATGGCAGGATACCGATGAAGATGTAACGCATTCAATTGTAACCACCACCGCAAAATTTTTCAGGTTTATTTATGATAAAAAGGGTTCGGAGCCAGGTTCAGAGGATCTGGATGCAGCCAAATGGAAACCTTCTTTAAAATTGGTCAATCTGGAGTTATCTGCTGAAGCACAGGTTAACCAGTTTGAAGGCAAGAATGGTTCAGTTTGGCGAATCAGCAAAAGAAGCACCGAAGCAGAAATTGCTAAAAATCTTTGTGTGCCCTTGAATAAGATCATCAATCTAACAAACAAATTAAGTCCGGATGGAACCTTAAACTGGAAGGCACCAAAAGGCAGCTGGACCATTCTGAGAATAGGCCATACTTCAACCGGGCATACCAATGCCACTGGTGGTGGTGGAAAGGGACTAGAATGCGATAAATTTAACCCCGAAGCGGTAAAACTACAATTCAACAATTGGTATGGAGAAGCTTTAAAACATGGCGGACCCGAAATTGCCAAGAAAGTTTTAAGTGTTTTTCATGTGGATAGTTGGGAATGCGGCAGTCAGAATTGGTCGCCGGTATTTAAAGCAGAATTTTTAAAGCGAAGAGGTTACGATTTAACGCCTTATTTACCCATCATGACCGGATTACCTGTAGAGAATGTATCCGTGTCCGAAAATTTCCTTTACGATGTTAGAAAAACGATTTCTGAATTAGTTGTCGACCAGTTTTATAAAACGCTGGCTAAGCTGGCAAAGGATAAGGGGGTAACTTTTACGGCCGAAAGTATTGCACCAACCATGATGAGTGACGGATTGATGCACTACAAAACGGTTGATGTACCTATGGGTGAGTTTTGGTTAAACAGCCCAACACATGATAAACCGAATGATATGTTGGATGCCATTTCCGGAGCACATATCTATGGTAAAAACATTATCCAGGCCGAGGCTTTTACCACCGTCAGAATGAACTGGAATGAAAGTCCGGCAAATATGAAAACTTTGCAGGATAGAAATTATGCCCTCGGGATCAATAAACTCGTCTATCACGTTTTTACACACAATCCATGGACGGATAGAAAACCCGGAATGACCTTAGACGGTGTAGGTTTATATTTTCAACGCGATCAAACCTGGTGGAAGGCCGGAAAAGCCTGGATAGATTATGCTGAAAGAACGCAGAACTTGCTACAACAAGGAAAACCTGTTGTAGATATCGCCGTTTTTACTGGTGAAGAATTACCCCGCCGTTCAGTTTTGCCTGACCGTTTGGTAGAAATCTTGCCCGGTATTTTTGGTGCTGATGTAGTGGAAGCTGAAAAGAAGCGCCTGGCAAATGTAGGGGAGCCATTGAGGCAGATTCCGGCAGGTGTTACCCATTCCGCAAACATGGCCGATGCCGAAAACTGGGTAAATCCTTTGCGTGGTTACGCTTACGATAGCTTCAATCCCGATGTTCTAAAAACAGCAAGCGTTAAAGATGGTAATGTGATGTTCGAAAGTGGCGCAACATATAAAATATTGGTTTTCCCTGGCAACATGAAAATGAACCCGAATCACCAGTACATGAGTTACGAAGTAGTTAAAAAACTTTCAGTATTGGTTAAGGCAGGAGCTAAAGTGATTGTAGGAGATAAGCCAATTTATCAATCTGGAATTAAGCAGGTTAATAAGATTGAATTTGATAAAATTGTTGATGAAATTTGGGGAGGAAACTTTGAGTCTTTCAAAAACGGAGGTAAGCCTATTTATACTAGAAAACTTGGCTTAGGACAAATTTTCAAAGCTCCGTTTGAAGGTAATGATTTTACAAGTCTTGGTTTGGAAAAGGATTTGGATATCAACGAATTTCAACCGTTATTAAGTTCTCACATTTTACCGACTAGACGTGTGGCATTTGCACACAGAAAAACTATTGATAATGATATTTATTTTATTACAAATCAAGAGAATAAGGAAAGGGAATTTAATTTTTCGTTTCGGATGATTGGTAGAATTCCTCGAATTTATGATGTGGCCACAAACAATAATATTGATTTAAAAAGTTGGTCGCTTAAAGATGGTAGAACTTATTTTAATCTGAAATTGCCGGCAAACGGTTCAATTTTCGTGATTTTTAAAGAGAAAACAGATTTAACTCAATTAAATAACGGATCAAATTCAAGCAGATTCAAATCCATTCAGGATATTTCCAAATCATGGCAGGCAAAATTCGATACGTCTTATGGAGGACCATCGAAACCTATAATATTAAACGATTTAACCGATTGGACAACAAACGCTGATAGCGCTGTTAAATATTATTCCGGAATTGCTGTTTATAACAAAACCTTCAGTTTCGCCGGAAACGAAAAGGGTAAAACATGGATTGATTTGGGCGAATTCTCCAGTATTGCAGAGGTAAAAATCAATGGTATAAACTGTGGCACCTTGTGGACGGCACCACACCGCCTGGATATCAGTAAGGCAATAAAAAAGGGCGAAAACAAAATAGAAATCGAAGTTACGAATACCTGGGCTAACCGTTTAATTGGCGATAGTAAATTGCCAGAAGATAAGAGGATTACAAAAACCACTGCACCTTTCCGTTTGGAGGGGAAACCATTAAATCCCGCTGGATTATTAGGTCCGGTGCTGATTCAAATGGAAGAAAAATAA
- a CDS encoding sialate O-acetylesterase has product MKLKLLIFLNITCCLIASATVKPASIFTDHMVLQQQSNVAIWGWAKPSTKVKINTSWNKQNYTITSDQNGKWKIKVATPSAGGPYNIELNDGEKLVLTDILIGEVWFCGGQSNMEMPMKGFKNQPIIGSNEAILKSTNKNIRLYTVPRSSITERQDNSKPSLWKLAAPETVSNFSATACYFGSLLNEILNVPIGIINDSYGGSTIEAWMSPEDLKAFPEIKIPSKTDTIKEVSRTPTTLYNGMLYPVIGYGIKGAIWYQGESNYERPDRYEDLFPAMISSWRKNWDNGEFPFYYAQIAPYNYAQLPPYHVGAKFNSAFLRDAQRKSLTKIPNSGMAVLMDIGEEKSIHPANKKQGGTRLAYLALSQTYGIKGFGALSPNYDSFTVDKTKAVIKFQNAANGLTSFGKDLALFEVAGADHKFYPAKATITGSSITVSAEQVKLPVAVRYAFKDFVTGDLFGNDGLPVSSFRTDDWDN; this is encoded by the coding sequence ATGAAACTAAAGCTTTTAATTTTCTTAAACATTACCTGTTGCCTCATTGCATCAGCCACAGTTAAACCTGCATCGATTTTTACCGATCACATGGTGTTACAGCAACAAAGCAATGTAGCAATATGGGGCTGGGCCAAGCCTTCTACCAAGGTAAAAATCAACACCTCCTGGAACAAACAGAACTACACCATTACTTCTGATCAGAATGGTAAATGGAAAATAAAAGTTGCTACTCCGTCAGCCGGTGGTCCATACAATATTGAATTAAACGATGGCGAAAAACTTGTCCTAACCGACATTTTAATTGGTGAAGTTTGGTTTTGTGGTGGCCAATCGAACATGGAAATGCCTATGAAAGGCTTTAAAAATCAGCCGATAATTGGCTCCAACGAAGCAATTTTAAAATCGACCAATAAAAACATCAGGCTTTATACTGTTCCGCGTTCTTCCATCACCGAACGACAAGATAACAGCAAACCTTCACTATGGAAATTAGCTGCACCTGAAACCGTTTCCAATTTCAGCGCTACTGCTTGTTACTTTGGCTCCTTATTAAACGAAATATTAAATGTTCCGATCGGGATCATCAACGATAGTTATGGGGGTTCTACAATTGAGGCCTGGATGTCGCCCGAGGATTTAAAAGCATTCCCTGAGATTAAAATCCCTTCAAAAACCGACACTATAAAAGAAGTAAGCAGAACGCCAACAACTCTATATAATGGTATGCTTTATCCGGTAATCGGTTATGGCATAAAAGGTGCCATCTGGTACCAGGGCGAATCGAATTACGAACGTCCAGACCGCTATGAAGATTTATTCCCTGCAATGATTTCTTCCTGGAGAAAAAACTGGGATAATGGAGAGTTTCCTTTCTATTATGCTCAAATTGCACCTTATAATTATGCCCAATTGCCACCTTATCATGTTGGTGCAAAATTCAATTCAGCATTTTTAAGAGATGCACAACGTAAATCCTTAACTAAAATCCCAAATTCGGGAATGGCAGTTTTAATGGATATTGGCGAGGAAAAATCAATCCATCCCGCAAACAAAAAACAGGGTGGAACACGTTTGGCTTACCTGGCCCTATCCCAAACTTATGGCATAAAAGGTTTTGGTGCATTAAGTCCAAACTATGACTCTTTCACAGTTGATAAAACTAAAGCGGTCATCAAGTTTCAAAATGCAGCAAATGGTCTAACTTCGTTTGGAAAAGATTTGGCCTTATTTGAAGTAGCAGGTGCAGACCATAAATTTTACCCCGCAAAGGCAACTATAACAGGAAGCAGCATCACCGTTTCAGCGGAGCAGGTTAAGTTACCGGTGGCTGTTCGCTATGCCTTTAAAGATTTTGTAACCGGCGATTTATTTGGTAACGATGGGTTACCCGTTTCCTCATTCCGTACTGATGATTGGGATAACTAA
- a CDS encoding Gfo/Idh/MocA family protein, whose protein sequence is MDIKYKPELPQTKQPIIIIGAGGIVADAHLPAYKIAGFEVHGIVNRTKERAQKLADAFGIPNVYNSVAEAVKLAPANAVYDLTIMPEQYIETLQQLPDGSAVLIQKPMGDDFAQAKEILELCRVKKFKAAINFQLRFAPFVSAAKYLIDQGLIGELYDMEVRVTIKTPWEIFPHVIIHPRLEIQYHSIHYVDLIRSFLGNPESILAKTLKHPAKSLSSSRSTILFDYGDTMHAVINTNHDHDFGPNHQESYIKWEGTKGAIVAKIGLLMDYPHGLPDVFEYCIAEDGKTPEWQTVKLDGSWFPEAFIGTMANLMRYNEGSTDVLQTSVEDVIQTMAVVESAYQSSDIGGVKVKEQLKN, encoded by the coding sequence ATGGATATTAAATATAAGCCAGAATTACCACAAACCAAACAGCCCATCATTATCATTGGTGCAGGGGGAATAGTGGCCGATGCGCATCTTCCTGCCTATAAAATTGCAGGTTTTGAAGTGCATGGTATTGTAAACCGGACCAAAGAGCGGGCACAGAAACTGGCTGATGCTTTTGGCATTCCAAATGTCTACAATTCGGTGGCCGAAGCAGTAAAACTGGCTCCAGCAAATGCAGTTTACGATTTAACCATCATGCCTGAGCAATACATCGAAACCCTGCAACAATTGCCGGATGGAAGTGCAGTATTGATCCAAAAACCCATGGGCGATGATTTTGCACAGGCAAAGGAAATCCTTGAGTTATGCAGGGTAAAGAAGTTTAAAGCAGCAATCAACTTCCAGTTGCGTTTTGCACCTTTTGTAAGCGCTGCAAAGTACCTCATTGATCAAGGTTTAATTGGCGAATTATACGATATGGAAGTCCGGGTGACGATTAAAACACCCTGGGAAATCTTCCCGCATGTAATTATTCATCCAAGATTGGAAATTCAGTACCATAGCATTCATTATGTCGATTTAATCCGTTCATTTTTGGGTAATCCCGAAAGTATTCTGGCAAAAACCTTAAAACATCCTGCGAAAAGTTTGTCTTCATCACGTTCTACCATTTTATTCGATTATGGCGATACCATGCATGCGGTAATCAATACCAACCACGACCATGATTTCGGTCCAAACCACCAGGAAAGTTACATCAAATGGGAAGGAACAAAAGGTGCTATTGTAGCTAAAATCGGTTTATTGATGGATTATCCGCATGGCTTACCTGATGTATTTGAATATTGCATAGCAGAAGACGGAAAAACTCCGGAATGGCAGACAGTTAAATTAGACGGCTCCTGGTTTCCGGAGGCTTTCATTGGCACCATGGCCAATTTAATGCGCTATAATGAAGGTTCAACCGATGTGTTGCAGACCAGTGTTGAAGATGTGATTCAAACCATGGCCGTTGTAGAAAGTGCCTATCAATCGAGCGATATTGGTGGAGTAAAAGTTAAGGAGCAGTTAAAAAACTAA